The Vibrio ishigakensis genome has a window encoding:
- a CDS encoding DUF1826 domain-containing protein gives MTNLATTEQVLDTDLTENSTFAIGESPATLSDIYKEGTNIAVWKRPVHSELESAVDEFLAANPSFEKSLVVTPDELAEELIKVSNGTAPKPLVQDIELLVEMFSCLFELKKVGVRLTSLDVAMCPRFHVDHVPCRLVSTYHGVATEWLAHTDVDRTKLGHGSKGLSDAQSGLYPNPDCVKQLSTGDVALLKGESWLGNTEGGLVHRSPGVPSGQQRLLLTLDFYD, from the coding sequence ATGACCAACCTAGCAACTACTGAGCAAGTGCTCGACACTGACCTCACTGAGAATTCTACGTTCGCTATCGGGGAGAGCCCGGCAACACTGTCTGATATCTACAAAGAAGGAACGAACATCGCAGTCTGGAAGCGCCCTGTACACTCTGAACTGGAGAGCGCGGTTGATGAATTTCTGGCAGCCAACCCAAGCTTCGAAAAATCGTTAGTGGTGACTCCAGATGAGTTAGCTGAAGAGCTTATTAAGGTGAGCAATGGCACTGCGCCCAAGCCGCTGGTTCAAGATATCGAGCTATTGGTAGAGATGTTCAGTTGCTTGTTTGAGCTTAAAAAAGTGGGCGTGAGATTAACCTCTCTGGACGTTGCTATGTGTCCGCGTTTCCACGTTGACCATGTTCCGTGTCGATTAGTCAGCACCTATCACGGCGTAGCCACAGAGTGGTTGGCGCACACAGATGTAGACCGAACTAAACTGGGTCATGGCAGCAAGGGCTTATCCGACGCTCAATCTGGTCTGTATCCAAATCCAGATTGTGTAAAGCAACTCTCAACCGGTGATGTCGCGCTACTAAAAGGGGAAAGCTGGCTAGGGAATACCGAAGGTGGGTTGGTTCATCGCTCACCAGGCGTACCGAGTGGTCAACAACGACTTCTACTTACATTAGATTTCTACGACTAA
- a CDS encoding HlyD family secretion protein, translated as METLIILSYIALCVIVFKVCKLPVNKWSVTTASVIGLFIVGWIFLYMAMYQPVSRMARLYSVTTPITSQVEGLVNDVYVKGNEQLKAGDPLYQIDPTPFQDEVNRIQSDLKRTQSAIDYFQAELARYQKLGSKGFSSQEKVDQVKTNLLKQKASKSEYQSQLQLAKFNLSKTLVTAPTDGYVTQVALRPGMKSRVVPFQGNLTFVHKEDKQLFAAFKQAPARYIKTGYPAEVTFNTILGHAYKAHVVQVNDIFAQGAVSASGQMTAPEQSAQQGRILVKVELDNPDLVKDMPLPSGTDAHVAVYSPKWEMFSVVRKVILRMQSWQNWLFEG; from the coding sequence ATGGAAACCCTAATTATCCTAAGTTATATCGCCCTATGCGTGATTGTTTTTAAGGTATGTAAGCTACCAGTCAACAAATGGAGCGTCACCACCGCCAGTGTAATTGGCCTGTTCATTGTAGGCTGGATATTTTTGTATATGGCCATGTACCAGCCCGTTTCTCGCATGGCGCGACTCTACAGTGTCACTACCCCTATCACCTCTCAGGTTGAGGGCTTGGTGAACGACGTTTATGTCAAAGGCAATGAGCAGTTGAAAGCCGGAGATCCTCTGTATCAAATCGATCCAACGCCATTTCAGGATGAGGTAAACCGTATCCAGAGTGACCTAAAGCGCACTCAATCGGCTATCGATTACTTCCAAGCAGAATTGGCTCGCTATCAAAAATTGGGAAGCAAAGGATTCTCTTCTCAAGAGAAAGTGGACCAAGTTAAAACCAACTTGCTGAAACAAAAAGCGAGCAAGAGTGAATACCAATCTCAGCTGCAACTGGCTAAATTCAATCTAAGTAAAACCCTAGTGACCGCACCTACCGATGGTTATGTTACTCAGGTAGCGTTAAGACCGGGAATGAAGAGTCGCGTTGTGCCATTTCAGGGCAACCTGACCTTTGTACACAAAGAGGACAAACAGCTGTTCGCTGCATTCAAACAAGCACCGGCACGCTATATCAAAACCGGCTATCCGGCTGAAGTGACCTTCAACACTATTCTTGGTCATGCCTATAAAGCTCATGTGGTGCAGGTGAACGACATCTTTGCACAGGGCGCAGTGAGTGCTTCAGGCCAGATGACAGCACCAGAACAGTCGGCTCAACAAGGCAGAATCTTAGTTAAGGTTGAACTGGATAATCCAGATCTTGTAAAGGATATGCCATTACCCTCAGGTACAGATGCGCACGTGGCTGTCTACTCACCTAAATGGGAGATGTTTAGCGTAGTTCGTAAAGTGATATTGCGTATGCAAAGTTGGCAAAACTGGTTGTTTGAAGGCTAA
- a CDS encoding tRNA-binding protein, which translates to MKCAPIKEEISFDDFAKVDIRVGLILEVSEVAKSDKLMKFTVDFGDHTRSILAGIKQERENPKEIEGKQALFVVNLPERKMAGEVSQGMLFDIGYEDKLQPCLACPEKEIPNGARAG; encoded by the coding sequence ATGAAATGCGCCCCGATAAAAGAAGAAATCAGCTTTGATGATTTCGCCAAGGTAGATATCCGTGTAGGTTTGATCCTTGAAGTGAGTGAGGTAGCTAAGTCAGACAAACTAATGAAGTTCACAGTGGACTTTGGTGACCATACTCGCTCTATCCTAGCTGGCATAAAACAAGAGCGAGAGAACCCAAAAGAGATCGAAGGTAAGCAAGCTCTGTTTGTGGTGAATTTGCCGGAGCGAAAAATGGCGGGAGAGGTGTCTCAAGGCATGCTTTTTGATATCGGTTATGAGGATAAACTTCAACCTTGCTTGGCGTGCCCTGAAAAAGAGATACCAAATGGCGCGAGAGCAGGCTGA
- a CDS encoding LysR family transcriptional regulator, with protein sequence MDLNLLKTFDAVMKTQSVNEAALALNITAPAVSHALNRLREQYQDPLFVRQGRGIVPTNFAVELHADIQEPLSLLIDGAESRETFDPMSSQRTFRVSSHKDIDLLLVPSLKRYKQKHAPHVSIQADIEHLNEQDRQEDLRRRRVDVILATVPLKDHGYHNQLLLEQELVVTVSKSHPRIQDVLTKEDFMRESHLLWRTQRQNTNTLDSVAVDANLPPRKIAYSTGSTVTALMLASETDWLCVTSKWHALKMADKFDLNLFALPFETQKVPVYMTWHQSQKRDQGHQWLRSAIIASLAEVDIA encoded by the coding sequence ATGGATCTGAATCTTCTTAAAACCTTTGATGCGGTGATGAAAACACAGAGTGTTAATGAGGCGGCGCTAGCGCTGAACATAACTGCACCGGCGGTCAGTCATGCCCTAAATCGTCTGAGAGAGCAGTATCAGGACCCCCTGTTTGTACGTCAGGGAAGAGGAATTGTTCCTACCAATTTTGCTGTTGAGCTTCACGCCGATATTCAAGAACCTTTGAGCTTGCTAATCGATGGCGCGGAATCTCGAGAGACCTTTGACCCAATGAGCAGTCAACGTACCTTTAGAGTATCTAGCCATAAAGACATAGACTTACTTTTGGTTCCATCACTTAAACGATACAAGCAAAAGCACGCGCCGCATGTTTCTATTCAAGCGGACATCGAGCATCTTAATGAGCAGGATCGTCAAGAAGACCTCAGAAGACGCCGAGTAGACGTGATTTTGGCGACGGTACCACTGAAAGATCATGGATATCACAATCAATTGCTGCTTGAGCAAGAGTTGGTGGTGACGGTGAGTAAGTCTCACCCACGCATCCAAGATGTGCTAACCAAAGAGGATTTCATGCGAGAGTCGCACTTGCTTTGGCGTACTCAGCGTCAAAATACCAATACACTAGACTCGGTTGCGGTTGACGCTAACCTGCCTCCAAGAAAGATTGCTTACTCTACTGGTTCGACGGTGACGGCGCTTATGCTCGCCTCAGAAACGGATTGGCTGTGTGTGACCAGCAAGTGGCATGCGCTCAAGATGGCAGACAAGTTTGATCTAAATCTATTTGCACTCCCGTTTGAGACGCAAAAGGTCCCAGTCTATATGACATGGCATCAATCGCAAAAGAGGGACCAAGGACATCAATGGTTGAGGAGTGCCATCATTGCTTCCCTTGCGGAAGTCGATATTGCCTAG
- a CDS encoding SLC13 family permease, which translates to MSNDQLLIVALLGVTIVLFLWGRWRHDIVALGALLTSVFVGLVPAQQAFSSFSHPAVVTVASVLVLGYGLFRSGAVDIVAKHILPSSAGPTLNITILIFLAATLSGFMNNVGALALLMPIAIQLAAKNDMPPGKVLMPLAFGSILGGMTTLIGTPTNLVVSGFRDSNGLGSFSMFDFTPVGVSVAVIGLLFIGLFGWRIVPIRKQSSSGSFDTGTYFCEVRIVPGSIAEKKNLLQVSKILDESDAQVIGIIRGDTRLATRNRRRLLIAYDILIIEIEPESLPKALRSLGLKLEEAVGTDNTEPEENETTEEVVENIESDEAEEGQPEKDPEPESSKPEEIVVQEVVVVPATSLVERTATDIDLPARYDVNLLAISRQGRRSIKRLRYTKFNEGDVLLLQGDPESIARFCSDFGCLPLAPRDIQVPQKGEALKAAVIMFLALLVVTFGLFPPEIAFVSAALAFALFKIVPLRSIYTSIDWPVVVLLAALFPVANAMYTTGAADIVASFLINNIAQNEPVLALALLLVVTMFLSDLMNNVATAAVMCPIGISTASQLGVSPDAFLMAIAIGASCAFLTPIGHQNNTLILGPGGFHFSDYWKLGLLLEIIVIAVSVPMLLWVWPL; encoded by the coding sequence ATGTCTAATGATCAACTGCTTATAGTCGCTCTGTTGGGCGTGACCATAGTGCTGTTCTTATGGGGTCGATGGCGACACGACATAGTTGCGCTTGGTGCTCTGCTAACCAGTGTCTTTGTTGGCTTGGTTCCTGCGCAACAGGCGTTCTCTAGTTTTAGTCATCCTGCGGTTGTCACCGTTGCCAGTGTTTTAGTGCTCGGTTACGGGTTGTTTCGCTCTGGCGCGGTAGATATTGTCGCCAAACATATCCTGCCTTCTTCAGCAGGTCCCACTCTTAACATCACCATACTGATATTCTTAGCCGCTACCCTATCTGGCTTTATGAACAATGTCGGCGCCCTTGCGCTGCTGATGCCAATTGCAATTCAACTTGCAGCTAAAAACGATATGCCACCTGGAAAGGTGCTGATGCCTCTGGCATTCGGTTCTATCTTGGGGGGGATGACAACCTTGATTGGCACACCAACTAACCTAGTGGTTTCTGGGTTCAGAGACTCCAATGGCCTTGGAAGCTTTTCAATGTTCGATTTCACCCCAGTGGGGGTGTCAGTTGCTGTGATTGGCCTGTTATTTATCGGGCTATTTGGCTGGCGCATTGTGCCGATACGTAAACAATCCTCATCCGGCAGTTTCGATACCGGTACCTACTTCTGTGAGGTTCGAATCGTTCCGGGAAGCATAGCTGAAAAGAAGAACCTACTGCAGGTTTCAAAGATATTGGATGAATCGGATGCTCAGGTGATAGGGATCATCCGTGGTGATACTAGGCTTGCCACTCGCAATCGTAGAAGACTATTGATCGCCTACGATATCTTGATCATAGAGATCGAGCCTGAATCACTTCCAAAGGCACTGCGCAGCCTAGGGCTCAAACTAGAAGAAGCTGTCGGCACTGACAACACTGAACCTGAAGAGAACGAAACGACAGAAGAAGTTGTCGAGAATATAGAGAGTGACGAAGCAGAAGAAGGTCAGCCTGAGAAAGATCCCGAGCCCGAAAGCAGTAAACCTGAAGAGATAGTAGTACAAGAAGTGGTAGTAGTGCCTGCAACGTCCTTAGTGGAGCGCACCGCTACAGATATCGACCTTCCCGCACGCTACGACGTCAACCTTCTGGCCATATCCCGACAAGGTAGACGCTCAATCAAACGCCTGCGCTACACCAAGTTTAACGAAGGTGATGTACTGCTTTTGCAGGGAGACCCTGAATCTATTGCAAGATTCTGCTCCGATTTTGGTTGTCTGCCCCTAGCCCCGCGAGACATACAGGTTCCCCAAAAAGGCGAAGCACTAAAAGCTGCAGTCATCATGTTTCTGGCACTGCTTGTTGTGACCTTTGGTCTCTTCCCACCTGAGATAGCTTTTGTGTCTGCTGCCCTAGCCTTTGCACTGTTTAAAATAGTGCCGCTACGCTCTATTTACACCTCAATAGATTGGCCAGTTGTGGTTCTTCTAGCGGCTCTATTCCCTGTAGCTAATGCAATGTACACTACCGGTGCGGCAGACATCGTGGCCAGTTTTCTTATAAACAATATTGCTCAAAATGAGCCAGTGTTGGCTTTAGCATTGCTACTCGTGGTCACCATGTTCTTATCTGACCTGATGAACAATGTAGCAACGGCCGCTGTAATGTGTCCGATTGGTATAAGTACAGCAAGTCAGTTGGGCGTGAGCCCCGACGCCTTCTTAATGGCCATTGCAATAGGGGCATCTTGCGCCTTCCTAACCCCAATCGGTCACCAGAACAACACCCTGATATTGGGTCCCGGCGGATTCCATTTCAGTGATTATTGGAAGCTAGGTCTTCTATTGGAAATTATCGTAATTGCTGTGAGTGTGCCCATGCTGCTCTGGGTGTGGCCGCTTTAA
- a CDS encoding polysaccharide lyase — protein sequence MNLKALLIATLFLSSAASSEELLQCPELKNKTAPTSRYSSFDSLAGWGKHFGYEHSAQIVDDPTGKANQVLRVELRDGDVYRTRSGEHYRAEVYETFRAKFDTPMQYSFKVLITDEWQTADVRALIAQWHGTPDRHLGEISRSPNLGIELRNDRFLIRGQTSSEPINQHNKIGMHRETFFLSEPIKRNHWYHFDIDVTWSHTNRGSLKLKLDGDTVIGHQGPTSYYDCVGPYFKMGIYRDKTPMPFVIYFDDFSRQNNAD from the coding sequence ATGAACCTCAAAGCACTGTTAATTGCGACTCTCTTCCTATCATCGGCAGCCAGTAGTGAAGAGCTACTCCAATGCCCTGAACTGAAAAACAAAACTGCACCTACTAGTCGATACAGCAGTTTTGATTCCTTGGCTGGCTGGGGCAAGCACTTTGGTTACGAGCACTCTGCTCAAATAGTCGATGACCCGACAGGCAAAGCAAATCAAGTATTACGAGTAGAGCTCAGAGACGGTGATGTTTATAGAACTCGCAGTGGAGAGCACTATCGAGCAGAGGTCTATGAAACTTTCAGAGCCAAGTTCGACACTCCCATGCAATACAGTTTTAAAGTGCTCATTACAGACGAATGGCAAACCGCAGACGTGCGTGCCTTGATAGCTCAATGGCACGGCACACCGGATAGGCACCTAGGTGAGATCAGTCGTAGCCCCAACCTAGGAATAGAGCTAAGAAACGACCGTTTCCTGATAAGGGGACAAACCAGTAGTGAGCCTATTAATCAGCACAATAAGATAGGCATGCACAGAGAAACCTTCTTTTTAAGTGAGCCCATCAAGCGCAACCACTGGTATCATTTTGATATCGATGTCACATGGAGTCATACAAACCGCGGCTCACTAAAACTCAAACTCGATGGTGATACCGTCATTGGCCACCAAGGTCCCACCAGCTATTACGACTGTGTCGGCCCTTACTTTAAAATGGGCATTTACCGAGATAAAACGCCAATGCCTTTTGTCATCTACTTTGACGACTTTAGCCGGCAAAACAATGCAGACTAA
- a CDS encoding NGG1p interacting factor NIF3 — translation MKKIIFFVPVEDAESVKEAVFDAGAGKIGDYDRCCFETQGTGQFRPLAGANPHLGSHGELEKVNELKVELVCDDKYAKQSTQALLDAHPYEEVAFEVYDILDWTTL, via the coding sequence ATGAAAAAGATTATCTTCTTCGTGCCAGTTGAAGACGCAGAGAGCGTTAAAGAGGCAGTATTTGACGCAGGTGCCGGCAAGATTGGTGACTACGATAGGTGCTGTTTTGAAACCCAAGGCACAGGACAATTTCGTCCCCTAGCCGGAGCTAACCCACACCTCGGTTCTCATGGAGAATTAGAAAAGGTAAACGAACTCAAAGTAGAGCTGGTGTGTGATGACAAGTATGCAAAACAAAGCACTCAAGCACTTCTGGATGCTCACCCTTATGAAGAGGTGGCGTTTGAGGTGTATGACATTTTAGATTGGACGACGCTTTAA
- a CDS encoding MarR family winged helix-turn-helix transcriptional regulator yields the protein MRNIEQLNQLLTEFYDKMSSWEQSVVRETGYSLAQVHTIEVLGVHGAMRMKELADKLSITTGTLTVQVDKLVSADLIERLPHPTDRRAIVVSLTDKGEEIHRHHNQLHLDLVKDLTRNIESEEQERLISALTKMNREF from the coding sequence ATGCGAAACATAGAGCAGTTAAATCAGCTACTTACAGAATTTTATGACAAGATGTCGTCTTGGGAGCAGTCTGTTGTTCGTGAGACAGGCTACTCTCTAGCCCAAGTGCACACCATAGAAGTGCTGGGAGTGCATGGCGCCATGAGGATGAAAGAGTTGGCGGATAAGCTCAGTATTACCACAGGCACCTTAACGGTGCAGGTGGATAAGCTAGTGTCGGCTGACCTAATTGAGCGCTTGCCCCATCCAACCGACCGACGAGCGATTGTGGTATCTCTTACCGATAAAGGGGAAGAGATCCATCGCCATCATAATCAGCTTCATTTGGATTTAGTTAAAGACCTGACTCGAAATATTGAGTCTGAGGAACAAGAAAGGCTCATCTCAGCGTTAACCAAGATGAACCGTGAGTTCTAG
- a CDS encoding SMP-30/gluconolactonase/LRE family protein: MFKQAMTTLLLSAAIISTPVFADNNQASDVNIDSVISMPVGHFFENLTYLNDQELITSDYTGQSLYKYNEQGLASLWAKVDGHPVSIRFDEKGQGLLAVHEMSILEGADFVNHMALYKVSNEGKLTRLMGLDTPAFLNGMVYLGEQQYLISDAANGKIYRFDMASNELSTWFEDELLQPLKDRPGLPGINGMQLYKGAIYFTNSAQQLLGKINIDGNQATKLETVEKGIQADDFIIDEQGTWFITTHHHEIIKYTADKEKSVVLNHGVEGSTAIQISNQDPGYFYITNDGGLLFGGTDHPGLHKVQLK, from the coding sequence ATGTTTAAGCAAGCAATGACCACCCTACTTCTCTCTGCTGCTATTATTAGCACCCCTGTTTTCGCTGATAACAATCAAGCAAGTGATGTAAATATTGATTCAGTAATCTCTATGCCGGTGGGACACTTCTTCGAAAACCTCACCTATCTCAACGACCAAGAGCTGATCACCTCAGATTACACAGGTCAGTCTCTATATAAATATAATGAGCAAGGCTTGGCATCACTATGGGCAAAGGTAGACGGTCACCCGGTATCTATCCGCTTTGATGAAAAGGGACAAGGGCTTCTTGCTGTGCATGAAATGTCTATCCTTGAGGGCGCAGATTTTGTAAATCATATGGCGCTATACAAGGTATCGAACGAAGGTAAACTCACTCGCTTGATGGGATTAGATACGCCTGCGTTTCTAAATGGCATGGTTTACCTTGGCGAGCAGCAATACCTAATTTCAGATGCGGCAAACGGCAAGATCTATCGATTTGATATGGCGAGCAATGAACTCTCAACATGGTTTGAAGATGAGCTCCTGCAGCCATTGAAAGATCGCCCAGGATTACCAGGCATTAACGGTATGCAGCTATACAAAGGTGCGATTTACTTCACCAACTCAGCGCAGCAACTGCTAGGTAAGATAAATATTGATGGCAATCAAGCTACCAAACTTGAGACGGTAGAGAAAGGCATTCAGGCGGATGACTTTATTATCGACGAGCAAGGCACGTGGTTTATCACCACTCACCACCACGAGATCATCAAGTACACTGCAGACAAAGAGAAATCTGTTGTGTTAAACCACGGTGTCGAGGGCAGCACTGCAATCCAAATAAGTAACCAAGACCCAGGCTACTTCTATATCACTAACGATGGCGGTCTACTATTTGGTGGCACCGACCACCCTGGTCTTCACAAGGTGCAACTTAAATAA
- a CDS encoding DUF3302 domain-containing protein: MNPFLDYLSLGILFLVLIIFIYGLILLHDIPYEIAKKRNHPHSEAIHVAGWISLFFMHVLWPLLWVWASMYDKDKPQWLGSESTVSKDEYQALLKRISQLEKTAQE; the protein is encoded by the coding sequence ATGAATCCGTTTCTAGATTACCTATCACTGGGAATCCTATTTCTGGTTTTAATCATATTCATCTATGGGTTGATACTGCTGCACGACATCCCCTATGAAATCGCCAAAAAGCGGAATCATCCCCACTCTGAGGCTATCCATGTCGCTGGCTGGATCAGTCTGTTCTTTATGCATGTTTTATGGCCGCTGCTCTGGGTATGGGCAAGCATGTATGACAAAGATAAACCGCAATGGCTGGGTAGCGAATCAACCGTTTCAAAAGATGAATATCAGGCCCTACTAAAACGTATTTCACAACTCGAAAAGACCGCACAGGAGTAG
- a CDS encoding LysR family transcriptional regulator has protein sequence MRSLPSQLPIFIEVAKEQNFSAAARNLGISTPAVSKAINKLEDEWKLKLFHRSSHSLSLTSVGKTLLIELQPAIGTIFSAISSSQESNKELTGIIKINLPSTSLGVDTILPHIMAFNELYPSVQFDLHFSDARVDLVANGFDIGIGTDINQDSRLIARRLFASNIGLYASKRFVETNGAPKTPEELNGFRCLPIRSLETGKVRSISLHHQDEAVLFTPQGDITVDSFIAAKSMLMANWGIVGLAEWMIQKELKSGEVVPILESYWGPQLPVYLYFTSRDYMPQSVRAFIDYLSEVDLG, from the coding sequence ATGAGATCTCTGCCAAGCCAATTACCTATTTTCATTGAAGTCGCTAAGGAGCAAAACTTCTCAGCAGCGGCTCGAAACCTAGGTATCTCAACCCCAGCAGTAAGTAAGGCAATTAATAAACTTGAGGATGAGTGGAAGCTTAAGCTGTTTCATCGCTCCTCCCATTCGCTTAGTTTGACCTCAGTGGGTAAGACGCTTCTCATTGAACTCCAACCTGCAATAGGCACCATTTTCTCTGCCATCAGCTCTAGCCAAGAGAGCAACAAAGAGCTCACGGGTATTATTAAGATAAATCTACCAAGTACCTCTCTGGGCGTGGATACCATTCTTCCGCATATCATGGCATTCAATGAGCTTTATCCGAGCGTTCAGTTTGATCTGCACTTTAGTGATGCGAGAGTGGACCTGGTTGCTAATGGATTTGATATTGGGATAGGCACCGACATCAATCAGGACTCGAGACTTATTGCTCGGCGGCTATTTGCCAGCAACATAGGTCTGTATGCATCGAAGAGATTTGTTGAAACGAATGGAGCGCCTAAGACACCAGAGGAGTTAAACGGCTTTCGCTGTTTGCCTATCCGCTCTTTAGAAACTGGCAAGGTTCGTAGCATCAGTCTCCATCATCAAGATGAAGCTGTGCTGTTTACGCCCCAGGGTGATATCACAGTGGATAGCTTTATTGCTGCCAAGTCTATGTTGATGGCGAACTGGGGAATAGTTGGGCTGGCGGAATGGATGATTCAAAAAGAGCTAAAAAGTGGCGAGGTTGTGCCCATACTCGAGTCGTATTGGGGGCCACAACTTCCAGTCTATTTGTATTTCACTTCAAGAGACTATATGCCACAGAGTGTAAGGGCGTTTATTGATTATCTCTCTGAGGTCGATCTTGGATAA
- a CDS encoding manganese-dependent inorganic pyrophosphatase: MKNTVLKLGSVALAIGMTSAHAALDLYQPANNNTENLVWTGHMSPDTDTVGAAMMAAQIYGGTATVPESINPESQFVMDYCGIEAPEVTSDYSSYQVGLVDFNQQTQLAPSIKPESVVAIIDHHAIGGNPINASQLISMDIRAWGSTATILAANAESLDVTLPPAIACVGLGAILSDTVVFQSSTTTDYDKQFAEKLAKVAGVEDIQDFGQQMLVAKSDLSHLSAETILTLDYKNFEYGGKKVGIGVAETLTAQQLIDRKGELHKAMQEYKQAKGLDYIFFSITDTKDKQANLLWVSDAEKQIIENAFNTKIAGDMVTLEGVTSRKRQIGPSIQTAIENL, from the coding sequence ATGAAAAATACGGTATTAAAACTAGGCAGTGTTGCTCTAGCGATTGGCATGACATCAGCACACGCAGCATTGGATCTTTATCAGCCAGCCAACAACAACACAGAAAACCTAGTTTGGACCGGTCACATGAGCCCAGATACAGACACAGTGGGCGCGGCTATGATGGCAGCTCAGATCTATGGCGGCACAGCTACCGTTCCTGAAAGCATCAACCCTGAATCTCAATTCGTGATGGACTACTGCGGTATTGAAGCACCAGAGGTAACCTCAGATTACTCCAGCTACCAAGTAGGCTTGGTAGACTTTAACCAGCAAACCCAGCTAGCTCCTAGTATCAAACCTGAGTCAGTTGTGGCTATCATCGACCACCATGCAATCGGTGGAAACCCAATTAACGCCTCTCAACTTATCTCTATGGATATCAGAGCATGGGGCTCAACGGCTACCATTTTAGCGGCTAACGCTGAGTCTTTAGATGTCACCCTACCACCAGCTATCGCTTGTGTAGGCCTTGGCGCTATCTTGTCTGACACTGTGGTATTCCAGTCTTCAACCACCACAGACTACGACAAGCAGTTCGCAGAAAAACTGGCTAAGGTTGCAGGCGTTGAAGATATCCAAGATTTTGGACAGCAGATGTTGGTGGCTAAGTCTGACCTAAGCCATCTTAGCGCTGAGACTATCCTGACTCTGGACTACAAAAACTTCGAATACGGTGGCAAAAAGGTAGGTATAGGTGTGGCTGAAACCCTAACCGCTCAGCAGCTTATCGACCGTAAAGGCGAACTGCATAAAGCAATGCAGGAATACAAACAAGCGAAAGGCTTGGATTACATCTTCTTCTCGATTACCGATACCAAAGACAAACAAGCAAACTTACTTTGGGTAAGTGATGCAGAAAAGCAGATCATTGAGAATGCATTCAATACTAAGATTGCGGGTGACATGGTAACGCTAGAAGGCGTAACCTCTCGCAAGCGCCAGATTGGCCCATCTATCCAAACTGCAATTGAAAATCTTTAG
- a CDS encoding NAD(P)-dependent alcohol dehydrogenase, translating into MVLFRLFGEKTTLPTSSYAAFNSDDDLKPYNFNRRQVGAKDVHIEILYCGVCHSDIHMAHNDWGFTQYPIVPGHEIIGRVVSTGGDVSRFKAGDLVGVGCMVDSCRTCEPCKNHLEQHCEKGMIMTYGSPDESGADAITQGGYSTQIVVDQDFVLSVSESLDVKAVAPLLCAGITVYSPLKQWDVKAGDKVGVIGLGGLGHMGVKIAVAMGAEVTMITTSPEKGEDAKRLGASGVLVSRDDEQMAAAVGKFDFLLNTIPVAHNMNPYIPLLKLGKTMAVVGVAVTEVNTIALSFGRKIISGSLIGGIKETQEMLDFCAEHNVVSDVEMINMQDINDAYERVMKSDVKYRFVIDMQSMK; encoded by the coding sequence GTGGTTTTATTCAGACTATTCGGGGAGAAAACTACGCTACCTACTTCGTCTTACGCCGCGTTCAATAGCGATGATGATCTCAAACCCTATAATTTCAATCGTCGTCAGGTTGGTGCCAAGGATGTGCATATCGAAATCTTATACTGCGGGGTATGCCACAGTGATATTCATATGGCGCACAATGATTGGGGCTTTACTCAATATCCTATTGTCCCAGGACATGAAATCATCGGGCGGGTTGTGTCTACGGGCGGGGATGTGAGCCGCTTTAAGGCGGGTGATCTTGTTGGTGTAGGTTGCATGGTGGACTCTTGTCGTACTTGTGAGCCGTGTAAGAATCATCTCGAGCAGCATTGCGAGAAGGGCATGATCATGACCTATGGTAGCCCTGATGAATCGGGCGCAGATGCCATTACCCAAGGTGGCTACTCAACCCAGATAGTCGTAGACCAAGACTTCGTGCTTAGCGTTTCAGAATCTCTGGATGTTAAAGCCGTGGCACCACTGCTGTGTGCGGGCATCACAGTATACTCTCCTCTAAAACAGTGGGATGTGAAAGCTGGGGATAAGGTCGGAGTAATAGGCTTGGGTGGCCTTGGTCATATGGGCGTTAAAATAGCTGTCGCTATGGGCGCAGAAGTGACCATGATTACCACTTCTCCAGAGAAGGGTGAGGATGCCAAGCGCTTGGGTGCCAGTGGCGTTTTGGTTTCGAGAGATGACGAGCAGATGGCTGCTGCAGTGGGCAAGTTCGACTTCCTGCTCAATACAATTCCAGTTGCCCACAACATGAACCCTTATATTCCTCTTCTTAAACTGGGAAAAACCATGGCGGTGGTCGGTGTGGCAGTTACCGAAGTCAATACCATAGCGCTCTCGTTTGGTCGCAAAATTATCTCAGGCTCCTTGATAGGTGGCATTAAAGAGACTCAAGAGATGCTGGACTTCTGCGCTGAGCACAATGTAGTTTCAGACGTAGAGATGATTAATATGCAGGACATCAACGATGCCTATGAAAGGGTTATGAAATCTGATGTTAAGTATCGATTCGTCATCGATATGCAGTCGATGAAATGA